The Alnus glutinosa chromosome 7, dhAlnGlut1.1, whole genome shotgun sequence genome includes a region encoding these proteins:
- the LOC133873675 gene encoding small ribosomal subunit protein bTHXc, with product MASLVLGAPPMSSQSLTLSSRISFSKSESLGKSFSYSSPSSLSISTAPSTVPSVYCGRGDRKTARGKRFNHSFGNARPRDKNKGRGPPKAPVTPAPPKKDRFEDDQIIKIDIDESF from the exons ATGGCGTCTCTCGTACTCGGAGCTCCTCCAATGTCTTCCCAGTCGCTCACTCTCTCTTCTCGCATTTCTTTCTCTAAATCCGAATCCCTCGGCAAATCTTTCTCCTATTCTTCGCCCTCCTCTCTCTCAATTTCCACAGCTCCTTCTACAGTCCCCTCAG TGTACTGCGGCAGAGGCGATAGGAAAACCGCTCGAGGAAAACGCTTCAATCACTCCTTTGGCAAT GCGAGGCCGCGGGACAAGAACAAAGGGAGAGGACCACCAAAGGCACCGGTTACTCCGGCTCCACCAAAGAAAGACCGTTTCGAGGACGATCAGATTATCAAGATTGACATTGATGAGTCCTTCTAG
- the LOC133874320 gene encoding uncharacterized protein LOC133874320 — MVKKSTTKMFVFRSRAKLSILISAVTLAAVILMIYSTDSINYEISAWSLAFDDRREIPKVLRDHERTDHGRLRSSVGHVHVELRSMQEESDHDHDHEVADENWNLLVPPVNVGEGERIAWLRQKLPKFEIFKSNNITRLFHGRVLEFFNRDCEVRFFMTWISPAGSFGRREFLAMESLFKAHPRGCLMILSRSMDSRRGNRIMKPLHDRGFKVKAVTPDLPFLFKNTPAEAWFNEMKRGKKDPGEIPLAQNLSNLLRLAVLYKYGGVYMDTDFILLKPLSGMRNSIGAQSMDMESKSWTRLNNAVLVFDMNYPLLLRFMEEFARTFDGNKWGHNGPYLVSRVVERVGKRPGYHFAVLPPMAFYPVDWNKIGRLFKKPKNRAESRWVSAKLLQLSGETYGIHLWNRQTSRLIIEEGSVMGRLISDHCVICKQIYSS, encoded by the coding sequence ATGGTCAAAAAGTCTACAACGAAGATGTTTGTTTTCCGTAGCCGTGCCAAATTGTCTATCTTAATCTCCGCCGTCACGCTCGCTGCCGTGATCCTTATGATCTACAGTACAGACAGTATCAACTACGAGATTTCCGCATGGTCTCTTGCGTTTGATGATCGCAGAGAAATTCCCAAGGTGTTACGTGATCACGAAAGAACTGATCATGGACGGTTGAGATCAAGTGTCGGTCACGTACATGTAGAGCTGCGTTCCATGCAAGAAGAGAGtgatcatgatcatgatcatgAAGTTGCCGATGAGAATTGGAATCTTCTAGTTCCTCCCGTCAATGTCggagaaggagaaagaattGCTTGGTTGCGGCAAAAGCTGCCGAAGTTTGAGATATTCAAGTCAAACAACATTACACGGCTGTTTCACGGTCGGGTTCTGGAGTTTTTCAACCGCGACTGCGAGGTTCGGTTCTTCATGACGTGGATTTCACCTGCGGGGTCGTTCGGACGGAGAGAGTTCTTGGCGATGGAGAGCCTTTTCAAGGCTCACCCACGTGGGTGTTTAATGATTCTCTCGAGAAGTATGGACTCTAGACGAGGGAACAGGATCATGAAACCGTTACATGACAGAGGGTTCAAAGTCAAAGCCGTGACTCCGGACTTGCCATTTCTGTTCAAGAACACGCCGGCAGAAGCTTGGTTTAACGAGATGAAGAGAGGGAAGAAGGATCCTGGTGAGATCCCATTAGCCCAGAATCTATCTAATTTGTTGAGGCTTGCAGTTCTGTACAAGTATGGAGGTGTTTACATGGATACAGATTTTATACTTTTAAAGCCTTTGTCGGGGATGAGGAACTCAATCGGAGCACAGAGCATGGATATGGAGTCGAAGAGCTGGACGAGGTTAAACAATGCAGTTCTTGTCTTTGACATGAATTATCCGCTTCTGCTCAGATTCATGGAGGAATTTGCGAGGACTTTTGATGGAAACAAGTGGGGTCATAACGGTCCATATCTGGTTTCCAGGGTGGTTGAGAGAGTAGGAAAGAGACCTGGTTATCACTTCGCCGTCTTGCCGCCGATGGCCTTCTACCCGGTGGATTGGAATAAGATCGGCAGGCTTTTCAAGAAGCCGAAAAACCGGGCAGAGTCAAGATGGGTGAGCGCCAAGCTGCTTCAGCTAAGCGGGGAGACTTATGGGATACACCTCTGGAACAGGCAAACAAGCAGATTAATAATCGAAGAGGGAAGCGTCATGGGAAGATTAATCTCAGATCACTGTGTCATTTGCAAACAGATATACAGTTCTTGA